Below is a genomic region from Citrobacter tructae.
CCCACGGATTATTTTTACCAGCTCGACGTCGGTCTATGGTGATGTTCAGGGAACCGTGAAGGAGAACTCGCCACGCAATCCGGTAACGGCAAGCGGTCGCGTGCTGAAAGAGCTTGAGGACTGGTTGCATAACCTGCCGGGGACGTCGGTGGATATTGTACGCCTGGCCGGTCTGGTTGGGCCGGGAAGACATCCTGGCCGTTTTTTCGCCGGTAAAACGGCGCCAGATGGGAAACATGGCGTCAATCTGGTGCATCTGGATGATGTGGTTTCTGCTATCTCTCTGCTGCTGCAGGCACCGAAAGGGGGACACATCTATAATATATGTGCGCCTATGCATCCGGCGCGTAATGTGTTCTATCCCCAGATGGCTCGTTTGTTGGGGATGGAGCCGCCGGAATTCCGGGACGGTGTGGATAACGGTAAAGGTAAAGTCATTGACGGCAACCGAATTTGCAATGAACTTGGGTTTGAGTACCAGTATCCCGATCCGCTGGTGATGCCGATGGAGTGACAAACCAGCAGCGTGCCATCATTACCGCCAGGGGGCGAGTATGAAACCACTGCTGGACGTTCTGATCATCCTCGATGCGTTAGAGAAAGAGGGAAGTTTCGCGGCGGCGTCGGCAAAACTGTTTAAGACGCCGTCAGCGCTAAGCTATACCGTCCATAAGCTGGAAAGCGATCTGAATATTCAATTGCTGGATCGCAGCGGGCATCGGGCTAAGTTCACCCGCACCGGTCAGATGCTGCTGGAAAAAGGACGG
It encodes:
- a CDS encoding SDR family oxidoreductase codes for the protein MKKVAIVGLGWLGMPLAMSLAARGWQVTGSKTTLDGVEAARMSGIESYSLRLEPELVCESNDLDALMDADALVITLPARRSGPGEDFYLQAMQELVDSALAYRIPRIIFTSSTSVYGDVQGTVKENSPRNPVTASGRVLKELEDWLHNLPGTSVDIVRLAGLVGPGRHPGRFFAGKTAPDGKHGVNLVHLDDVVSAISLLLQAPKGGHIYNICAPMHPARNVFYPQMARLLGMEPPEFRDGVDNGKGKVIDGNRICNELGFEYQYPDPLVMPME